In the Hordeum vulgare subsp. vulgare chromosome 7H, MorexV3_pseudomolecules_assembly, whole genome shotgun sequence genome, one interval contains:
- the LOC123412988 gene encoding uncharacterized protein LOC123412988, which produces MSSTPRRRSEKEERRGCEPGRRIGSPPLHRERRCLRIHLAPQSSMCAEVGTGNREQMASAATATRTVREVWVRWSRPPHIHARQLGTHTPDAHDVRVEARRRQHAAPGPGAAQPCDSILTSTHRPRSSSPTKADK; this is translated from the exons ATGAGCTCAACTCCGCGTCGCCGgtcggagaaggaggagaggcgtGGATGCGAGCCAGGGAGGCGGATTGGCTCGCCTCCGCTGCATCGTGAGCGCCGCTGCCTCCGCATCCACCTTGCTCCACAGAGCAGCATGTGTGCTGAAGTAGGAACAGGCAACCGCGAGCAGATGGCGTCAGCGGCAACAGCAACACGCACGGTGCGTGAAGTCTGGGTAAGATGGTCGCGGCCTCCTCACATACATGCCCGACAGCTCGGAACGCACACGCCCGACGCACATGACGTAAGAGTGGAAGCACGCCGGCGGCAACATGCAGCGCCAGGTCCGGGAGCAGCCCAGCCATGCGACTCCATCCTCACCTCCACTCATAG ACCCAGAAGCAGCAGTCCGACAAAGGCCGACAAATGA